One Pseudomonas hygromyciniae genomic window, CTGTCAGTCGAGCCGGGCGGGAATGGGTGACTAGCGCAGGCGCAGCCGGAGTCTGTCAGCCATTCACGACTGGCCGCCGCCGGCAGGCGACTTTGAGGCCCTAACAGCCAAGGCAAACGATCAGGGGATTAGAGATCATAAGAACGGCGACTTGCCGACCCTTGTAATTCGCGGCCTGCAGGGCAGCACCTCGCTCATACTATGCACGAACCTCCGATCATGATCCATGAGCGACCATCGCTCACTATCTATGACCTACCCCTAGCTCATTATCCGTGAGCTAGGTTAGCTCACAGTATGAGCTACCCCCCCCAATGAGCTACCCCTAGCTCATGCGTGAGAGATATCGCACAAAACTTGAGAGATAACGTGCAAGGATGCGCTACCCATCGCTCATCAAATGAGCTAGGGTATGCGTGTCCATGATCGATATCTAACAAATATGCACGATATCGTTCACGCATTTCATCGAAGGAGGCTCAATGGCCAGTGACAATAACGAGATCCGCGCCTACGCGCAGCCTGCCCAGCGTGGTACTTGGGTACAGACGGAACGCGCTGGGCATGAACAGTGGGCCGCGTTGACCGCACAGGCGCCGCGAGCTGCCCAACTGATGCACATCCTGGTGCAACACATGGACAAACAAGGGGCACTCATCATCAGCCAGGCCACGCTGGCCAAGTTGATGGACACCTCGGTCGCCACCACTAAACGCGCCATCGCCATTCTGACCAAGCATAACTGGATACAGACCATCAGCGTCGGTGGCCAGCGTGGTGGCACGCTCGCCTATGTGGTGAATAGCCGTATCGCATGGGCAGATAAACGCGACAATCTGCAATACGCCCTGTTTAACGCTCGGGTCTTGGTTTCGACTGAGGACCAGGCCGATTTGGGCAATAGCCAGCTCAAGCAGCTGCCGACGATGGAGGACGGCGACATTCAGCTGCCTGCAGGGCCAGGTATGGATCCACCCGCGCAGGAATCACTGGAAGGAATGTTGCCGGATATGCCTTCTATCCCCCACGGTAACTGACGCCAGAAACGCCAAGGAGGGTCTATGTGGAAAATCACAATCAGCAAAGAGGACGTTGGAATAGGTCAATTCGGCGGCAGCGTACGGATGAACGATCCAGCGTTGTGGCCGGTACTGCCGGACACTAAGGTTCCACTTACCCCGCTCTGTACTATCACTGAGGCCTTATTGCCCGTTCGTTTCCTGCCGCCTGGCATGGCCATGACGGTGTTCATTGCGCCGAACCGTAAGGCCAA contains:
- a CDS encoding helix-turn-helix domain-containing protein; amino-acid sequence: MASDNNEIRAYAQPAQRGTWVQTERAGHEQWAALTAQAPRAAQLMHILVQHMDKQGALIISQATLAKLMDTSVATTKRAIAILTKHNWIQTISVGGQRGGTLAYVVNSRIAWADKRDNLQYALFNARVLVSTEDQADLGNSQLKQLPTMEDGDIQLPAGPGMDPPAQESLEGMLPDMPSIPHGN